One genomic window of Trichlorobacter lovleyi includes the following:
- a CDS encoding YifB family Mg chelatase-like AAA ATPase: protein MLAKVLSATVVGIDAILVDVEVDIAQGLPQFSTVGLPDGAVKESKDRVKAALKNSGYDFPPRRITANLAPADLKKEGSAFDLPISIGILTATGTITGDRVNRYILLGELSLDGSLKPVRGALPVAVAARQAGLAGLILPPENAAEAAVVEGIEVLPAATLTDVVQFLRGELEIAPKQVDLKRLFQQQEEHGEDFCEVRGQDHAKRAIEVSAAGGHNLLMIGPPGSGKTMLARRIPSILPPLGFDEAIETTAVFSVSGLLESGHALVTTRPFRSPHHTISDVGLIGGGASPRPGEVSLANHGLLFLDELPEFKKNALEVLRQPLEDGRVTISRSLLSLTYPSRFMLVAAMNPCPCGYLGDPAHACTCTPIAIKRYRSRISGPLLDRIDLHVEVPAVAYRDLSDSRETESSAAIAARVTQARNLQQERFKGTKVHCNAQMNARLIKKHCELDQNGHRMLELAGEKLGFSARSYSRILKVARTIADLAGSEAIRDQHLAEAIQYRSLDRKTS from the coding sequence ATGCTTGCTAAGGTGTTGAGTGCCACCGTTGTCGGAATTGACGCCATCCTGGTTGACGTGGAGGTGGATATTGCCCAGGGCCTGCCGCAGTTTTCCACGGTCGGTCTGCCTGACGGAGCGGTCAAGGAGAGCAAGGACCGGGTCAAGGCCGCCTTAAAGAACAGCGGCTATGACTTCCCCCCCCGCCGGATCACCGCCAACCTGGCACCGGCCGACCTGAAAAAGGAAGGTTCTGCCTTTGACCTGCCGATCTCGATCGGCATCCTGACCGCCACCGGCACCATCACCGGTGATCGCGTCAACCGCTATATCCTGCTGGGTGAGCTTTCCCTTGACGGCAGCCTGAAACCGGTGCGGGGCGCCTTGCCGGTGGCGGTTGCCGCCCGGCAGGCCGGTCTTGCCGGGCTGATCCTGCCACCCGAAAATGCTGCCGAGGCAGCCGTTGTAGAAGGGATCGAGGTACTGCCGGCAGCCACCCTGACCGACGTGGTCCAATTCCTGCGGGGTGAACTGGAGATTGCCCCCAAACAGGTTGATCTGAAACGGCTCTTCCAGCAGCAGGAGGAACATGGTGAAGACTTCTGCGAGGTGCGCGGCCAGGATCATGCCAAGCGGGCCATTGAGGTCTCCGCTGCCGGTGGTCACAACCTCCTGATGATCGGTCCTCCCGGTTCCGGCAAGACCATGCTGGCCCGCCGGATCCCCTCCATCCTGCCGCCGCTCGGCTTTGACGAAGCGATTGAAACCACCGCCGTATTCAGCGTCAGCGGCCTGCTGGAATCCGGGCACGCCCTGGTCACCACCCGGCCATTCAGGTCACCCCATCACACGATCTCGGATGTCGGTTTGATCGGCGGCGGGGCTTCACCACGGCCCGGTGAAGTCTCCCTGGCAAACCACGGACTGCTGTTTTTGGATGAGCTGCCCGAGTTCAAGAAAAATGCGCTGGAGGTCCTGCGCCAGCCCCTTGAGGACGGCCGGGTAACCATCTCCCGTTCACTGCTATCCCTGACCTATCCCTCCCGCTTCATGCTGGTGGCAGCCATGAACCCCTGCCCCTGCGGCTACCTGGGGGACCCGGCCCATGCCTGCACCTGCACGCCGATTGCCATCAAACGGTACCGTTCCCGCATCTCCGGGCCGCTTCTGGACCGGATTGACCTGCATGTTGAAGTTCCTGCCGTCGCCTACCGTGACCTGTCTGACAGCCGTGAAACTGAAAGCTCTGCCGCAATCGCGGCTCGGGTAACCCAGGCCAGAAACCTGCAGCAGGAGCGCTTCAAAGGGACCAAGGTCCACTGCAACGCCCAGATGAACGCCCGCCTGATCAAGAAACACTGTGAACTTGACCAGAACGGGCACCGAATGCTGGAACTGGCCGGAGAAAAACTGGGATTCTCCGCCCGCAGCTACTCCCGTATTCTGAAGGTTGCCCGCACCATTGCCGATCTGGCCGGGTCAGAAGCTATCCGCGACCAGCACCTGGCCGAGGCGATCCAGTATCGGAGTTTGGATAGGAAGACATCGTGA
- the pgeF gene encoding peptidoglycan editing factor PgeF — METTRIGRIHYLAPSFEATSPATIQGFTTRHEGISRPPYNSLNLGMNTDDSPHNVEGNRSLLARAFGIPQERLVTVRQNHGSDILVIDAPNDDFSHFTALEADAIITNQPGVMIGVTVADCVPLLLFDPVKKVIAAVHAGWQGTAARIAAQAAEGMKQVFGSRPRDIQAAIGPCINPCCYEVDQPVKDGFKDQTELWNAVAEPAGSGKWRLDLALANRMQLEDAGLLSGSIQTSGNCVCCQKELFFSYRRDNGETGRQMGFIMLS; from the coding sequence ATGGAAACGACCCGCATCGGACGCATTCACTATCTTGCGCCCAGCTTTGAAGCGACATCCCCGGCAACGATTCAGGGCTTCACAACCCGGCACGAAGGTATCTCACGTCCTCCCTACAACTCACTGAATCTGGGGATGAACACCGATGACTCGCCCCACAACGTGGAGGGTAACCGCAGCCTGCTGGCCCGGGCCTTTGGTATCCCACAGGAACGCCTGGTCACGGTGCGCCAGAACCATGGCAGCGACATCCTGGTTATTGACGCGCCCAACGATGATTTTTCACACTTTACCGCCCTTGAGGCTGACGCCATCATCACCAACCAGCCCGGTGTGATGATCGGGGTCACCGTGGCAGACTGCGTGCCGCTCCTGCTGTTTGATCCGGTCAAGAAGGTGATTGCCGCGGTCCATGCCGGCTGGCAGGGTACAGCGGCCCGGATTGCCGCCCAGGCCGCTGAAGGAATGAAACAGGTATTCGGCAGCCGTCCCAGGGATATACAGGCTGCAATCGGCCCCTGTATCAACCCCTGCTGTTATGAAGTGGACCAGCCGGTCAAGGATGGTTTCAAGGATCAAACCGAGCTTTGGAACGCCGTGGCAGAGCCTGCCGGTAGCGGCAAATGGCGGCTTGACCTGGCCCTGGCCAACCGGATGCAACTTGAGGATGCCGGGCTGCTCTCCGGCTCCATCCAGACCTCCGGCAACTGTGTCTGCTGCCAAAAAGAGCTGTTCTTTTCCTACCGGCGGGATAACGGTGAGACAGGACGGCAGATGGGCTTCATCATGCTTTCGTAG
- a CDS encoding DedA family protein: protein MIHELISWLLETIGSMGYPGIFLLMAMESSIIPVPSELVMPPAGYLIHQGRMAWLPAILAGTLGSLAGAYANYYAAHYLGRPLILKYGRYVLIPPDKFERVESFFLRHGEISTFIGRLLPVIRHLISIPAGVAGMNHLRFTLYTLLGAGIWCSILTWIGYAIGQNQELVMAWSHRALAWVILASCGLVAGYIWWQRRRQTLNRNKP from the coding sequence ATGATTCACGAACTGATCAGCTGGCTACTCGAAACCATTGGCTCTATGGGGTATCCCGGCATTTTTCTGCTCATGGCGATGGAAAGCTCCATCATTCCTGTCCCCAGCGAGCTGGTGATGCCGCCTGCAGGCTACCTGATCCACCAGGGGAGGATGGCATGGCTGCCGGCAATCCTGGCCGGCACCTTGGGAAGTCTGGCCGGGGCCTATGCCAATTACTATGCCGCCCATTATCTGGGGCGCCCCCTGATCCTTAAGTATGGCCGTTATGTCCTGATTCCACCGGACAAGTTTGAGCGCGTTGAGTCATTCTTTCTGCGCCACGGCGAGATATCCACCTTTATCGGCCGCTTGCTGCCGGTGATCAGGCATCTCATTTCAATTCCTGCCGGTGTGGCCGGCATGAATCATCTGCGTTTTACCCTCTACACCCTGCTGGGAGCCGGCATCTGGTGCAGCATCCTGACCTGGATCGGCTATGCCATCGGCCAGAATCAGGAACTGGTCATGGCCTGGTCCCACCGTGCCCTGGCCTGGGTCATTCTGGCAAGCTGCGGACTGGTGGCAGGCTATATCTGGTGGCAGCGCCGCCGGCAGACATTAAACCGTAATAAGCCTTGA